The segment GGGCACTGACATGGTCCTGCAGCGCCAGCGTGCCGCCCGGCTGGCGCTGCAGCAGGTTCGAGCGGCTGCCGACGGACGCGATCCACTGCCCGTGGAAATCCCGGCGCAAGCGGCTGGCCTCGCTGTTCAGGTTCTGCTCCACCGTCGCCCCCAGCAGGCTGCTCTGCCGCACGGTTTCCAGCAGTTGGCGATAGCCGCTTACCAGCTCTTCGCCATTGCTGTGGCTCCAGGAGGAATTGGTCAGCGCCAGCAGGCTTTCCAGGTCATCCACCTGGGCATTGATTTCTTCCAGCTCGGCGAGGGAGTTGCCTTGCCCCGCCTGCAGGATGTCCAGGTGCAGCTTGAGGTAGCCCGCCGGGCGGACAAAGTTGTCTGCGAGGAAATACTGGGTCAGCCAGAGCTTCATCAGCCCTTGGAAGTGCTCGGTCAGCACTTGCCGCCGCGATTGCAGGTCGAGGGGTTGCAGTCCGGGGGCGGCCAGATCGACCAGGACCCGGTCGTAATAGGCCCGTCGCCGTAGCGTGGACGTGTTCAGCTCCATGCCAAGAGCGCCATTGGCCAATTGCGCCAGGGGTTCCAGCGCACCCTTGTCGCCCTTCAGGGCCTCGCTGAACCAGCGGTTCTGCTGCTCCAGGCTGGCGGCGCCATAGGCCAGGTTGTGTGCCTTGACGTAGTTGGGCCACTCCTCCGGCACCTCGCCCACGACTTCAGTGCGCCGGTCGGCGGGCCGGATCGCCAGGAGCCGGTCCAGCTCCACCTGCTGCATGCGCGCCAGGGGCTGCATGGCCTCGCTGCGTGCCATGGCGCGCAGCACCTCGTCCATCTCGTCGTTGAGGGAAGAGAACCAGGAGGTGGGAAAGGCCAGCGAAGCGAAATGCCAGCGCGGCGCATCCCGCAACAGATTCCAGAAGCCCTGGACATTGCGCCGCGCCTGTTCCTGGCTGCGTGCCGGATCCTTCAGCTCCACGTGGGCGCTCTGCGCCACCTGCAGCACCCGGGTCAACTCGCGGGCGTCACGCTGGCCGTCATGCCAGGCCCAGAGCATGCCCAGCAGCCAGAAGGCGCCGATGACCGCTGCCGTCCCCGCGACAACTTGCTGCCAGCGCAGCCGCAGGCGCAGGATGCGCGGCACCGCCTGGGCCAATCCCTGCTCGGCGAGAAAGCGCTGACTCCATAAACCGGCGGAGAACACGCCCCGTGTGCGCGGCTGCTCGCCGGTGGGAATGTCCCACGGATCGGCGGCGTCCCCGAGCACCTGCGCGGAGCTGAAAAACAGACCTCGCAGCCGGGGTGCCTCGCCCTGGGCGTTGCCCTGGAACACCGCTTCGAGCAGGACGCGCAGGTTGCCCCGCAGGCCATCCACCTGCCCCGGCAGGCGGTAGAGGTCTTCCCCCAGCTCGCCCCGGAGTGCACCGACTTCCAGGATCGCCGCCTGGAGCGCCTGAACCACCTCGTCCAGGGCATCGTCCAGCCAGTAGCCTTGCCAGCCCGCTTCCAGGGCATAGGGCGACGACCAGCCCAGTGCCCGCTCGCGGCCCTCTTCCGGCAGCGCAGCCACCAGCTCCTGGAACCCCGGCAGCTCTTCCAGCCCGGTGACCAGCACGTGCACCGGCAGGCTCAGCCCGAGCCGCTGCAGCAGCTCGCCGAAGCGACGGCGCAGGGCAATGGCATCGGTCGCCAGCTGCGCATCGTCCAGCAGGCGCGCCACGGGTATGGTCCAGATCACCCCATCCAGGGGCCGCTGACCGCGCAGGCGCAGCAGCATGCCCAGCAGCCGGCGCCAGGCGAAGGCTGGCACGCTGCCGCCTTCCTCCGGCAGGAACAGGCCCTGGGGCACCACCAGCAGCGAGCCATCCGGATCGGCCCACCAACGCCCGAACCAGGCCGCCCGCCCCACCGGAGACAATTGCCAGTCGACACAGAGCTGGCTGCCTTCACGCGGGTCACCGACCAGCAGCAGCCAGGGCGTCTGGTACCGATCCTGGGTGCCCTGGTCGTGCTCCATCTTGCGTACGGCGTTGTAGAAGCTGCGGATGGCCGCGCCGGACTGGGTACGCAACCACCACCAGAGCGCTGCCAGGGCGACCAGGGCCAGGACGATCGCGAGGACGATCAGGGCGATGGCGAAGCCGCTCATTCCGGCTGCTCCCCGTCATCCTGGGTGGCCGCCAGGTGAAGCACCGGTTCCAGTTCGGAGCGGATATCGCTCCACAGCCAGTGTCCCAGGGCACTCAGCAACAGCGCGAAGCCGAGAATCGTCAGCCCCAGGCGCAAGCCATCCGGCAGTGCCCTGCGCAGGGGCATGCGCAGCGGCGCCGCCCGGGTTGGACGCGCGAGGCTCTGCAAGGCGCCAGCGGCGTCGGGTTCACGCTGCCAGGCAAAGGTGAACAGCGCCTGCCGCCAGCGCTCGTGCATGGCCTGCCCTCGCTCACCCCGCAGTTGGCCGTGGAAGCCGAGCACCAGGCATTGCAGGTAGACGTTGGCCAGGTCGCGAGTGGCCGGAGCGCGCTCCTTGAGCAGGCCACGAATGGCCGCGGGCACCCGCTCGCCGGCATTGCGCGAACCATACAACCGCGCTTCCAGCGGGCGTTCCTGCCAGGCCAGCTGACCGGCCCAGTTGCCGAATACCAGGGTCTCGTCCAGCAGGGCGACGAAGGCGTAGACCATCGCCTTGACCTGGCCCGCCGCGGAGTCGCCAACACTGGCGAAGGCGCTGCGCCATAGGCGGCGGACGATACGCGTCGCCGTCTCGGCGGTGCGGTCCACCAACTGGCCGTCGTTGTCGTCGGCGTCTTCCAGGCCATCCCAGGCGTCACGCCACTCCAGCCAGGCCTGGCGGAAAGCGAGGCTCAGGGGTGCCTCACCGAACTCCGGTGGATACAGGGCCGCACTCCGTTCCGGCATCTACGCGTCCTTGGCTGCTCAGGCGAATTCGTGTGTGTTGGCTTCGAACAGCACCACTTGCCAGGGTCCCACCAGCGCCGCCTGGCCGGGCACCACGATGCAGAGTTTCTGCTCGGGATCGAACCACTCCCCGGCGGCCTGGAGTACGAACAGGCGGGTGTCTTCACCCACGCTGTAGGCGACCTGCTCGGCGCGGCTCATGGATTGGTGCGCCAGGCCGCTCATGCGCTGGCGCGCGAGGGTAGGCACCTGGCCCTGGGAAGCGATGATGGCCTGCCCCAGCCAGTAGAAGGCCGACTGCTCGCCGGCCCCGGCCGGCATGCGCAGGCCGATCACCAGGCGCTGGCGGCGCGACTGGGTATCGGGCAACTGGATTGCGAAGCCTTGCTCCACCTGGTCGAAAGCCAGGGTGCGATAGCCAACCCGCACACGGGTCAAGGCATGCTCCAGCCAGTCCAGCACTTCGTCGTAGCCGCGCTTGAGGTCGAGGTAATCCAGGGGTGCGAAGGCCGGCACGCCGGCCACCGGGTCAAGCGCGCACCAGGCGCCGGCCATGCCCACCAGCAGGCCGTGCAGGCGGTCCGGCGCGGCCACCCGGCTGTTGAGCGCCGCCTCCACTTCCGGCAGTCGCGCCCAGAGCGCGGTGAGCTGCCGACGGGTTTCAGCCATGTCGTCATGGTTACCGGCCTGCTCGGCCTGGCGCAGTCGGCCGGCGAGGAACAGGCACTTCTCCCGCGTGCGGGCGCAGAGCGCGGCGACGGATCGGCCCAGGACGGATTCGGGAAGAATGCGCGGCGTTGGCGCCACATAGGCCTGGCGGACGAAGCCGCCGCCCTCCTTGGCGATGCGCAATAGCGGCAGACAGATGGAATCGGCGCGGCCTGTCTCGGTCACCAGTCGCGCGGCGGGCCGCCAGACCAGGATGGGTTCGGGGTGTTCGCCGCTGGCCAGATCCGGCACCGCGTCGCCCACCGCCGATTGCAGGCGGCCACGCAGCGGCAGCACCTGGCCGCCACGGCCCAGCGGATTGACGGCGAGAAAGACGGTGGCGCTGGAAGTCGCGGACTGGGCGATGGCGGCGCTCACGTCCAGTTCCAGCACCGTGCCCTCACCCGGCTTGATGCTCACCGGCAGGCCATCGGGCAGGATGGCTTCCAAGGCAAGTACGCGCACCAGGCCAGCGCTGAGGGCAGCGGGGTCGAGTTCGAGTTGGGAAATGCCCCAGAACCATGGATTGCCGGCTTGGGCGAAATGGGCGGCGAGAACCTCCGCGCGCAACCCTTGCAGCTGGAAATGCTGGGGCAACAACTGCATGCCCTCATGCCAGCACACCGCGTCAGGCAGAACTTTCATACCACTCCCCTTCGACGTCCGACGTTGTCGCGAGCTCGACGCCCTGTTGCTTCAGGGGCCTTCCGTCACTGCTCGTTCTCGCTCAGCAAGCGCATTTCCCTGCTATCGAACCTGAGCCAGGCACGGCTCTGCTCATCCAGCCTCAGGCGGTGAGCACCGGGTGTGTTATAGCCGGCAAAGACCAAAAGTCCAGCCGCGCTATCACCCGCCAACGGGAACTCGCGAGCCTCCATGAATTGCCCGGGAACCAGCTCCAGGCTCCAGACGGAAAACTGCTTCTGGTAGTCGCGGCGGTATTGCTCGCGATCGGTGAACCACTGCCGCGCAGTGATGCCGGAAAGCACCTTGAGCAACTCGGGATCGCGCACGGCGATGAAGTCGACGGCGATGGGGGTATCGTCGTTGGCGCGCGCGGCGACGTCCAGGGTCAGGTTGTCCAGTTGGACCCGCGGCCCGAGAAGATCGGAGCAGCCTCCCAACAGGATCGCCGCGGCCAGCAACACGAATTTCGAGGTGGAAATGAAACGTCCCTGCTTCATGGTGGTCTGATTCCGGTTTGCGTTTGCAAATTTATAGACCTGTTCTAGCGTGTCTGAGTAGTTCGTCGGACAGACGAACTAGAGGGATCGCCAAGGACAGGCTTGCGTGTAGTTCCCCCCTGTCGCGTCGTGATCCAGCAAGGGAGTGCGATGACAGGACAAGTCCGATGCATTGCGCTCGTGTCAATGCACCGGAGCCCACCAACATGGCCGAAAGCACGCAGCACAAACTGGACCGGGTTCGCCCGCCCCGCGTACAGATCACCTACGACGTCGAAATCGGCGACGCCATCGAGAAGAAGGAGCTGCCGCTGGTCGTGGGCATCCTCGCCGACCTCTCGGGCAAGCCCGAACACCCCCTGCCCAAGCTCGCCGAGCGTCGTTTCACCGAGATCGATCGCGACAACTTCAACCAGGTCCTCCACTCCATCGCGCCGCGCGCCACCCTGCAGGTGGACAACACCATCACCGGCGACGGCAGC is part of the Pseudomonas lalkuanensis genome and harbors:
- a CDS encoding type VI secretion system protein — its product is MSGFAIALIVLAIVLALVALAALWWWLRTQSGAAIRSFYNAVRKMEHDQGTQDRYQTPWLLLVGDPREGSQLCVDWQLSPVGRAAWFGRWWADPDGSLLVVPQGLFLPEEGGSVPAFAWRRLLGMLLRLRGQRPLDGVIWTIPVARLLDDAQLATDAIALRRRFGELLQRLGLSLPVHVLVTGLEELPGFQELVAALPEEGRERALGWSSPYALEAGWQGYWLDDALDEVVQALQAAILEVGALRGELGEDLYRLPGQVDGLRGNLRVLLEAVFQGNAQGEAPRLRGLFFSSAQVLGDAADPWDIPTGEQPRTRGVFSAGLWSQRFLAEQGLAQAVPRILRLRLRWQQVVAGTAAVIGAFWLLGMLWAWHDGQRDARELTRVLQVAQSAHVELKDPARSQEQARRNVQGFWNLLRDAPRWHFASLAFPTSWFSSLNDEMDEVLRAMARSEAMQPLARMQQVELDRLLAIRPADRRTEVVGEVPEEWPNYVKAHNLAYGAASLEQQNRWFSEALKGDKGALEPLAQLANGALGMELNTSTLRRRAYYDRVLVDLAAPGLQPLDLQSRRQVLTEHFQGLMKLWLTQYFLADNFVRPAGYLKLHLDILQAGQGNSLAELEEINAQVDDLESLLALTNSSWSHSNGEELVSGYRQLLETVRQSSLLGATVEQNLNSEASRLRRDFHGQWIASVGSRSNLLQRQPGGTLALQDHVSALSRAIKGLLKRDFVVTALRQDTAEPDARTLRNVDAGALAKSLGYIDSYRAFVTQELAQIPPDYRDGMLKAAGEAGARAIWASLAGSAEPRTGAGARAFEVTADQAGQVLRALQLLGRNDLAGALQGLLNRQALQDVGNALAGIDAMPIFTQRYDITQWDGSRDLGLRLFRATDVPDLKGSLAQQFAAMQVASDNAAPALAWLQEQRGLGMAEQERVNRLAAINEELVKYKAQNPTSSPALFEQLVSRDFVEMDRDSCSQVLTTAAVSQGVGDLAQRTRVLRDQASQRCSQLQQQRAALAWNDLADYFNQYLADRFPFAYSLKADDADPARVQHLVELIDSRLAQAEEGLKWGNPGDRPAAEDFLARLKQARTWLGPLFLRDPSGSLGVELDVRWRTDRDAERGADQVIAWGLHAGERQIGFPGEAQRLHWNVGDPMQLLLRWAKDGSQRPSIDPLQPSMAVADLEAGWEYRGPWALLRLMRSHVVLQRQPSMDYTDFPLTLQVPLRGAPGNSEPALMFMRLSLMTQGGKLPLSIQPLPVKAPRSPFSSIHASSLVSTEMTP
- a CDS encoding DotU family type IV/VI secretion system protein encodes the protein MPERSAALYPPEFGEAPLSLAFRQAWLEWRDAWDGLEDADDNDGQLVDRTAETATRIVRRLWRSAFASVGDSAAGQVKAMVYAFVALLDETLVFGNWAGQLAWQERPLEARLYGSRNAGERVPAAIRGLLKERAPATRDLANVYLQCLVLGFHGQLRGERGQAMHERWRQALFTFAWQREPDAAGALQSLARPTRAAPLRMPLRRALPDGLRLGLTILGFALLLSALGHWLWSDIRSELEPVLHLAATQDDGEQPE
- the tssK gene encoding type VI secretion system baseplate subunit TssK encodes the protein MKVLPDAVCWHEGMQLLPQHFQLQGLRAEVLAAHFAQAGNPWFWGISQLELDPAALSAGLVRVLALEAILPDGLPVSIKPGEGTVLELDVSAAIAQSATSSATVFLAVNPLGRGGQVLPLRGRLQSAVGDAVPDLASGEHPEPILVWRPAARLVTETGRADSICLPLLRIAKEGGGFVRQAYVAPTPRILPESVLGRSVAALCARTREKCLFLAGRLRQAEQAGNHDDMAETRRQLTALWARLPEVEAALNSRVAAPDRLHGLLVGMAGAWCALDPVAGVPAFAPLDYLDLKRGYDEVLDWLEHALTRVRVGYRTLAFDQVEQGFAIQLPDTQSRRQRLVIGLRMPAGAGEQSAFYWLGQAIIASQGQVPTLARQRMSGLAHQSMSRAEQVAYSVGEDTRLFVLQAAGEWFDPEQKLCIVVPGQAALVGPWQVVLFEANTHEFA
- a CDS encoding type VI secretion protein yields the protein MKQGRFISTSKFVLLAAAILLGGCSDLLGPRVQLDNLTLDVAARANDDTPIAVDFIAVRDPELLKVLSGITARQWFTDREQYRRDYQKQFSVWSLELVPGQFMEAREFPLAGDSAAGLLVFAGYNTPGAHRLRLDEQSRAWLRFDSREMRLLSENEQ
- the tssB gene encoding type VI secretion system contractile sheath small subunit: MAESTQHKLDRVRPPRVQITYDVEIGDAIEKKELPLVVGILADLSGKPEHPLPKLAERRFTEIDRDNFNQVLHSIAPRATLQVDNTITGDGSKLNVELRFKDMDDFEPVNIVKQITPLRRLFEARQRLRDLLTKLDGNDDLDKLLQEVVSNTDGLQEIKSARPESEAAAPEGEGEAPAEPQA